Proteins encoded by one window of Lacerta agilis isolate rLacAgi1 chromosome 11, rLacAgi1.pri, whole genome shotgun sequence:
- the HSD17B3 gene encoding testosterone 17-beta-dehydrogenase 3 — MGEFLQQFLSCLGGITCLIFLVKCVRLLKYFSPLVWSTVPESFFRSMGEWAVITGSGDGIGKAYSFELARRGLNIVLISRTLTKMQKVASEIEQSTGRKVKIIQADFTRRNVYNDIEESLQGLEIGILVNNVGMLPSPFPARFLNGPENDEGIINCNIFSVTKMTRMILKQMVSRQKGLILNLSSATGTFVCPLYTVYSASKAFVYMFSKALQAEYKGKGIIIQALTPFGVSTPMSNWAKTNLFIKSAEDFARQSLEYVTFGDETCGSLAHEFLARFIKSIPVWIIHSDRLQETVLVKFAEKVKKNGKST, encoded by the exons ATGGGTGAATTCCTGCAGCAGTTCCTCTCTTGCCTCGGGGGCATCACTTGTCTCATTTTCCTGGTGAAATGCGTCCGGCTTTTGAAATATTTCTCTCCGCTTGTATGGAGTACTGTGCCTGAGTCTTTTTTTCGGTCAATGGGAGAATGGGCAG TGATCACAGGATCTGGCGACGGGATTGGAAAAGCCTATTCCTTTGAG CTTGCCAGACGTGGATTAAATATTGTTTTGATTAGCAGAACACTAACAAAAATGCAGAAGGTAGCCTCTGAAATTG AGCAGTCCACAGGGAGAAAAGTGAAAATTATACAAGCTGACTTTACCAGAAGGAACGTCTACAATGACATTGAAGAAAGCCTTCAAGGATTAGAAATTGGAATTTTGG TTAACAATGTTGGGATGCTTCCCAGCCCCTTTCCAGCCCGTTTTCTTAACGGACCAGAGAATGACGAG GGCATCATCAACTGCAACATCTTCTCTGTCACCAAG atgaCACGGATGATTTTGAAACAGATGGTGTCAAG ACAAAAGGGACTGATTCTCAACCTCTCTTCTGCCACAGGCACCTTTGTCTGTCCATTATATACAGTCTATTCTGCCTCTAAG GCTTTTGTATATATGTTTTCCAAAGCGCTTCAAGCAGAATATAAAGGAAAGGGAATTATCATACAG GCTTTGACTCCTTTTGGTGTCTCTACTCCAATGAGCAACTGGGCAAAGACCAACCTCTTCATAAAGTCAGCAGAAGACTTTGCTAGACAATCGCTGGAATATGTCACATTTGGCGATGAGACGTGTGGATCCTTAGCTCATGAATTCTTG GCAAGGTTCATAAAGTCCATTCCTGTATGGATCATCCACAGTGACCGATTACAAGAGACTGTACTAGTTAAGTTTGCAGAAAAAGTGAAGAAGAATGGGAAGAGTACCTGA